From the Quercus lobata isolate SW786 chromosome 6, ValleyOak3.0 Primary Assembly, whole genome shotgun sequence genome, one window contains:
- the LOC115950296 gene encoding uncharacterized protein LOC115950296, whose protein sequence is MNGDIETDSQLLGTSQNTPISVFVSPPPPQVENASSTKGKWGSNFSITNAKALYKEIHKKPFLLNHCWLMLKDQPKFADPNGRSKASVPPTPESTSIGEGEYGSELGGTSNFERPIGRKIEKAIQKNKATGKDVGEYLAKKLKFIEDVASMNRSLFRKLLFDDSDEDEIIEELVIETSQPKRRHSIRCNHLVGYERLFLDYFAPTPIYSLALFCRRFQMKCFLFLRIQSKVEAHDSYFVQKRNSANKLGLSLLQKITAVLRMLVYGVSGDLIDEYVRIGETTALESLKKFVTAVIDVFFEEYLKKPNNEDIAKLLAHGKR, encoded by the exons ATGAATGGGGATATAGAAACTGACTCACAACTTTTGGGAACGTCTCAAAATACTCCTATATCAGTTTTTGtttctccacctccacctcaAGTTGAAAATGCTTCTTCTACAAAAGGAAAATGGGGCTCTAACTTTAGT attaccAATGCGAAGGCTTTGTATAAAGAGATTCACAAGAAACCCTTTCTTCTTAATCATTGTTGGCTCATGTTAAAGGACCAACCAAAGTTTGCCGATCCTAATGGAAGATCAAAAGCATCCGTGCCTCCAACTCCGGAGTCAACATCTATTGGCGAAGGGGAATATGGGTCCGAACTTGGTGGCACTTCCAATTTTGAGAGGCCAATTGGTAGGAAGATCGAAAAGGCCATCCAAAAGAACAAAGCCACCGGAAAAGATGTAGGGGAATATTTGgccaagaaattgaaatttattgaGGAT GTTGCATCCATGAATCGCTCTTTGTTTCGCAAGTTGCTTTTTGATGACTCAGATGAGGATGAGATAATCGAAGAACTTGTTATAGAAACATCACAACCTAAACGTCGTCACTCTATCCGATGTAATCATTTGGTAGGCTATGAGAGgctttttcttgattattttgcTCCCACACCAATATATTCACTTGCTTTATTTTGTAGGAGATTTCAGATgaagtgttttctttttctccgtATTCAATCTAAGGTAGAAGCTCATGACTCTTACTttgtccaaaaaagaaatagtgcCAACAAACTTGGTTTATCTTTATTACAAAAGATAACTGCTGTACTTAGAATGCTTGTGTATGGAGTATCGGGTGATTTGATAGATGAATATGTTCGGATTGGAGAAACTACTGCAttagaaagtttgaaaaaatttgttactGCGGTAATTGATGTTTTCTTTGAAGAATACTTGAAAAAGCCAAATAATGAAGACATTGCTAAACTGTTAGCTCATGGCAAACGCTGA
- the LOC115950294 gene encoding uncharacterized protein LOC115950294 — translation MEVEINDRGGDWCNWGVRGGDRWSGWRLTAVHYLINGHDYIMGYYLVDGIYPKSTTFVKTIPSPQGHKRKLFAAAQEVCRKDVGRAFGVLQARFAIVRAPARFFHLETLQKIIKACIILHNMIAEDKQNDNEVVDLDYEQIDGVDNPPMQVLREQSDGFISYIERHERIRD, via the exons ATGGAGGTGGAGATCAATGATCGGGGTGGAGATTGGTGTAATTGGGGTGTTCGAGGTGGAGATCGGTGGTCAGGGTGGAGATTG ACTGCAGTACATTACTTAATCAATGGTCATGACTACATAATGGGATATTACCTTGTTGATGGTATATATCCAAAGTCGACAACATTTGTGAAAACAATCCCATCTCCACAAGGACATAAGCGAAAATTATTTGCAGCAGCCCAAGAAGTGTGTAGGAAGGATGTTGGGCGTGCATTTGGAGTGCTTCAAGCACGTTTCGCAATTGTCCGTGCACCTGCACGATTTTTCCATCTTGAAACACTTCAAAAGATCATAAAAGCATGCATAATTCTCCATAACATGATTGCTGAAGATAAGCAGAATGATAATGAAGTGGTAGACTTGGATTATGAACAAATTGATGGAGTGGATAATCCTCCTATGCAAGTGTTACGTGAACAAAGTGATGGATTTATATCATACATTGAGAGGCATGAACGCATTAGAGACTGA
- the LOC115994902 gene encoding uncharacterized protein LOC115994902, translated as MVDVDRRMTGLNPAHVAGLRRLSARAAAPSATASLPARNGLLSFSSLADKVLTHLRNSGIQVQPGLSDAEFARSEAEFGFAFPPDLRAVLSAGLPVGPGFPDWRATGSRLHLRASLDLPIAAISFQIARNTLWSKSWGPRPSHPEKALRVARNALKRAPLLIPIFNHCYIPCNPSLAGNPIFFVDENRIFCCGLDLSDFFERESLFRSSESSDPQILKRQRSVSEKSAGSSSNFSRRSLDQVGSAGARTPRWVEFWSDAAVDRRRRNSSSSSSSSPERFFEMPRSEMPKWVEEYIEQIGSVLRSGGWNESDISEIVHVSASGFFEGEMVLLDNQAVLDALLLKADRFSDSLRKAGWSSEEVSDALGFDYRPEKERKPAKKLSPELVQRIGKLAESVSRS; from the coding sequence ATGGTCGACGTGGACCGGAGAATGACCGGTCTCAACCCGGCCCACGTAGCCGGTCTCCGCCGACTATCGGCTCGAGCCGCCGCTCCATCAGCCACCGCCTCACTCCCTGCACGAAACGGTCTCCTCTCGTTCTCTTCTCTAGCAGATAAAGTTTTAACCCACCTTCGGAATTCGGGTATCCAAGTCCAACCGGGTCTCTCAGACGCCGAGTTCGCTCGCTCCGAAGCTGAGTTTGGCTTCGCATTCCCGCCTGACCTCCGTGCCGTCCTCTCCGCCGGGCTACCAGTCGGTCCTGGCTTCCCTGACTGGCGCGCCACCGGCTCTCGCCTCCACCTCCGCGCCTCGCTCGACCTTCCTATCGCCGCGATTTCGTTTCAGATCGCTCGGAATACGCTCTGGTCGAAGTCTTGGGGACCTAGACCGTCCCACCCGGAAAAGGCTCTACGGGTCGCCCGGAACGCTCTAAAGAGAGCTCCGCTTTTGATTCCTATCTTCAACCATTGCTACATTCCTTGTAACCCGTCTTTAGCCGGGAACCCGATTTTCTTCGTGGACGAGAATCGGATCTTCTGTTGCGGTTTGGATCTATCCGATTTCTTCGAGCGCGAGTCTCTCTTCCGGAGCTCCGAGTCGTCCGATCCTCAAATTCTCAAAAGGCAAAGATCCGTGAGCGAGAAATCGGCCGGTTCGTCGTCCAATTTCTCACGGAGAAGTCTGGACCAAGTTGGATCGGCCGGAGCTAGGACACCGAGATGGGTGGAGTTCTGGAGCGACGCAGCCGTAGACCGGCGCCGGAGAAACTCGTCGTCGTCTTCGTCTTCATCTCCGGAGAGATTCTTCGAGATGCCTAGGTCCGAAAtgccaaaatgggttgaggaATACATCGAGCAAATAGGATCCGTTTTGAGGTCGGGCGGGTGGAACGAATCGGATATATCCGAAATCGTTCACGTTTCGGCCTCCGGATTCTTCGAAGGAGAGATGGTTTTGTTAGATAATCAAGCGGTTCTCGATGCTCTGCTTTTGAAAGCGGACCGGTTCTCGGACTCGCTCCGAAAGGCCGGGTGGAGCTCCGAAGAGGTATCGGACGCGTTGGGATTCGATTATAGACCGGAGAAGGAGAGGAAACCGGCTAAAAAGCTATCCCCGGAGCTCGTGCAAAGAATTGGTAAACTGGCTGAATCGGTTTCCCGGTCATGA